Proteins found in one Hyla sarda isolate aHylSar1 chromosome 7, aHylSar1.hap1, whole genome shotgun sequence genomic segment:
- the LOC130282308 gene encoding uncharacterized protein LOC130282308 encodes MELLDESRALPRDNCPQAIDNSSHDNIQSLVDSSVARSVHSAVQSAVILLQDSISKSISMALSHPSTSNPKTPSDIYWSPETSVSNMATGFNVHKKAKAKRHHISDGDISSKKHHKKVRQDTIIIDRPSSGHTTCVPQTQNIPSAREEDQIIRAQKSAKRQKPNSFVEPDSTESSESHNDASDDEMEHLSQESGELIEDPGIQEEHPISEQDSAYFDPSLIRHPRSSEWLPNSIIAQFLSIRINKALDRSTRNKMRAECPRPTLPHCSATTPELDPVLNKFLMKTGKNPRKGLDRSLKSCQDKLLNLLGPLSKILDLVEESASSSKPINTEVLRGWAQRTVCFLGNANAAITTERKRAILLKIDPQLTNMASNEPTNPTEGKLFGEDFIQQMGKYVGMFSSITKAQSSLKKVNNRVFTRAGKGRRRFSGRYIPSRQQRGSYQQQPPSQQSCSVQPPNPSPFFPYRARSWRPRGQRGIPRANSSSAV; translated from the coding sequence atgGAATTATTAGACGAATCTAGGGCTCTCCCCAGAGATAATTGCCCTCAAGCTATTGATAATTCCAGTCATGACAATATCCAATCTTTAGTGGACAGTTCTGTAGCTCGCTCTGTTCACTCAGCTGTTCAATCTGCTGTCATTTTATTACAAGACAGTATTTCCAAGTCCATTTCTATGGCACTGTCACATCCTTCTACTTCCAATCCTAAGACCCCCTCAGATATTTATTGGTCTCCTGAGACTTCCGTCTCTAACATGGCTACTGGTTTTAATGTACATAAAAAAGCAAAAGCCAAGAGACATCACATTTCAGACGGCGACATTTCTTCtaaaaaacatcataaaaaagTTCGCCAAGATACTATTATTATTGACAGACCTAGTTCAGGTCATACGACTTGTGTTCCTCAGACACAGAATATACCCTCTGCCCGTGAGGAAGATCAGATAATTAGGGCACAGAAATCGGCCAAACGACAAAAGCCGAATTCCTTTGTAGAACCAGATTCTACTGAATCTTCTGAATCTCATAATGATGCCTCTGATGATGAAATGGAACATCTCTCACAAGAAAGTGGAGAGTTAATTGAGGACCCTGGTATACAGGAAGAACATCCCATATCGGAGCAAGACTCCGCATACTTTGACCCTTCACTGATCCGTCATCCTCGATCAAGTGAATGGCTTCCTAATTCCATTATAGCACAGTTTTTATCTATCAGGATCAATAAAGCCCTTGATAGATCTACCCGCAATAAAATGAGGGCGGAATGTCCACGCCCTACCCTTCCCCATTGCTCTGCCACAACTCCAGAACTGGATCCAGTTTTAAACAAATTCCTGATGAAAACGGGTAAAAACCCAAGAAAGGGTTTAGACAGAAGCCTTAAATCCTGCCAAGATAAATTACTAAATCTGCTAGGACCTCTTTCAAAAATCCTGGATCTAGTTGAGGAATCAGCTTCCTCTTCAAAACCTATAAACACAGAAGTCCTTCGGGGCTGGGCACAACGTACTGTTTGTTTTCTAGGTAACGCCAATGCAGCTATTACTACGGAACGCAAAAGAGCGATCCTCTTAAAAATTGACCCCCAATTAACTAATATGGCATCTAATGAACCCACTAATCCCACTGAGGGAAAATTATTTGGGGAGGATTTTATTCAACAAATGGGAAAATATGTAGGCATGTTTTCCTCCATAACAAAGGCACAATCTTCCCTTAAAAAAGTTAACAACCGTGTTTTTACTAGGGCCGGAAAAGGCAGGAGACGATTTTCCGGCCGATACATACCATCTAGGCAACAGAGAGGCTCCTATCAACAACAACCCCCCTCCCAACAGTCCTGCTCAGTCCAACCTCCGAATCCCTCCCCGTTCTTCCCCTACAGAGCACGGTCCTGGCGCCCTAGAGGTCAACGCGGGATTCCTAGAGCAAACTCTTCTTCAG